Within the Candidatus Angelobacter sp. genome, the region TGCGACTGCTCGATTTGTGCGCCGAGTTGAAGGTGAAAGTGGTGCCCATGTTCTGGGGGGCCGCCTTTGGCTGGGAACTGGCAACCGGCTATCCGTGGGGGTTCTGGGCCGCGGGTGATTACGACCTCATCAAGGAAGGCCAGGAGAGATTTGTCAAAAAGACCGCGAAACTCCGTCAGCACGCCCGAAAGCTCGGCGTGTATCTCGCCCACGAAATTCATCCCGGGACCGCCGCAATGTGCGCCGATGATTTCAACATGCTGGTGGAAATCTGCGACGGCGACAAAACGCTCGCCGTCAACGCCGATCCGTCGCACTGCTGGGAAGGCGAAGACTGGGAGACGCGCTTCCTGAAGGTCGCGCCGCGCGTTTACGCCTGCCATGTGAAAAACTTTGTCATCCGGCCCGGCGTCCCGCTGCGCAAGATGGAACCGGGCTGGCAGAAGCGCGCGATGCAATTCACCGATCTGCCGTCAGGCGATCTGAATCTGGCGCGTTACATCGAACTGTTGGTGCATGTCGGTTATCCGCAGCGATACTGCGAGGCAATGGGAAAGAAAACCGCGCCGTTGATCGTCGAGGCCGAGAGCGCCTACCGCGACCTGGACGCAACCAGCGCCAACGGCATCCAATATGTGCGGGACAATCTTTGCTTTCCACTGGCAGCGGGGTCGTTCGAAGAGGGCATGGGCGCGTAGGCGGGGCGTTCGGCCCGGGGAACCCGCGCGTCAGCGGCGCGATCGCGCGTTTCATTTCGCGGGCTGCGGCGTGAGGCGGTCGATTTCCTTTTGGATTCGTTCTATTTCCGCTTTCTTGTCAAGGTCCTGGGCCAGGGGCAGCATCTTTTGATAGATCCCGAGCGGGTCCGGGTAGTCCGGGAATTCCTTCAGAAACTGCTGATACAATTCCAGGGCCGGCTCCCGTTTCGTGTAAATGCCCAGCAACTCCGCGTCGGCCAATGTGACGC harbors:
- a CDS encoding TIM barrel protein — encoded protein: RLLDLCAELKVKVVPMFWGAAFGWELATGYPWGFWAAGDYDLIKEGQERFVKKTAKLRQHARKLGVYLAHEIHPGTAAMCADDFNMLVEICDGDKTLAVNADPSHCWEGEDWETRFLKVAPRVYACHVKNFVIRPGVPLRKMEPGWQKRAMQFTDLPSGDLNLARYIELLVHVGYPQRYCEAMGKKTAPLIVEAESAYRDLDATSANGIQYVRDNLCFPLAAGSFEEGMGA